One Canis lupus familiaris isolate Mischka breed German Shepherd chromosome 20, alternate assembly UU_Cfam_GSD_1.0, whole genome shotgun sequence genomic region harbors:
- the SEMA3G gene encoding semaphorin-3G: protein MAPSAWAICCLLGGLLLRRGSPSPSPGPSVPRLRLSYRDLLSANRSAVFLGPRGSLDLRAMYLDEYRDRLFLGGRDAIYSLRLDQSWLDPREVLWPPQPGQKEECVRKGRDPLVECANFIRVLQPHNRTHLLACGTGAFQPTCTLITVGHRGEHVLHLEPSSVESGRGRCPHEPSSPFASTFVGGELYTGLTADFLGREAMIFRSGGSRPALRSDSDQNLLHDPRFVMAARIADNSDRDDDKVYFFFSETVPSPDGGPGHVTVSRVGRVCVNDAGGQRVLVNKWSTFLKARLVCSVPGPGGAETHFDQLEDVFLLWPSTGKTLEVYALFSTVSAVFQGFAVCVYHMEDIWEVFKGPFAHQDGPQHQWGPYGGKVPFPRPGVCPSKMTAQPGRPFGSTKNYPDEVLQFARAHPLMFRPVRPRLGRPVLVKTHLAQQLRQIVVDRVQAEDGTYDVIFLGTDSGSVLKVIALQGGDSTTSEEVVLEELQVFKVPTPITDMEISVKRQMLYVGSRLGVARLQLHQCETYGSACAECCLARDPYCAWDGASCTRYQPGTGKRRFRRQDIRHGNPALQCLGESQEEEAAGPMAATTVYGTEHNSTFLECLPKSSQAVVRWFLQRPGGRGPDQVKTDERVLQTDQGLLFRRLSLLDAGTYTCKTLEHGFSQTVVRLALEVIAASQLNSLFPREPRPEEPPARGGLVSTPSKAWYKDILQLIGFANLPRVDEYCERVWCSSRSRGKQAKGKNWAGLELGKKVKSRAQAERNRTPREVEAT, encoded by the exons ATGGCCCCCTCGGCCTGGGCCATCTGCTGCCTGCTGGGGGGCCTCCTCCTCCGCcggggcagccccagccccagccccggccccagcgTGCCCCGCCTGCGGCTCTCCTACCGAG ATCTCCTGTCTGCCAACCGCTCTGCTGTCTTTCTGGGTCCCCGGGGCTCGCTGGACCTTCGGGCCATGTACCTGGATGAGTACCGGGACCGCCTTTTTCTGGGGGGCCGTGATGCCATCTATTCTTTGCGGCTGGACCAATCATGGCTGGATCCCCGGGAG GTCCTGTGGCCGCCGCAGCCAGGACAGAAGGAGGAGTGTGTTCGCAAGGGAAGAGATCCTTTG GTGGAGTGTGCCAACTTCATACGGGTGCTGCAGCCCCACAACCGGACCCACCTGCTGGCATGTGGCACTGGGGCCTTTCAACCCACCTGCACCCTCATCACGGTCGGGCACCGGGGGGAG caTGTGCTCCATCTTGAGCCCAGCAGTGTGGAAAGTGGGCGGGGGCGGTGCCCACATGAGCCCAGCAGTCCCTTCGCCAGCACCTTTGTAG GTGGAGAGCTATACACGGGTCTCACTGCTGACTTCCTGGGGCGCGAGGCCATGATCTTCCGGAGTGGGGGTTCCCGGCCAGCTCTGCGTTCTGACTCTGACCAGAACCTCCTACACG ACCCTCGGTTTGTGATGGCTGCCCGAATTGCTGACAACTCCGACCGGGACGATGACAAGGTGTACTTCTTCTTCTCGGAAACTGTGCCCTCACCCGATGGTGGCCCAGGCCATGTCACCGTCAGCCGTGTGGGCCGTGTCTGTGTG AATGATGCGGGTGGCCAGCGAGTGCTGGTGAACAAATGGAGCACCTTTCTCAAGGCCAGGCTGGTGTGCTCGGTGCCTGGCCCTGGAGGTGCTGAGACCCACTTTGACCAGCTGG AGGATGTGTTCCTGCTGTGGCCCAGCACAGGAAAGACCCTTGAGGTGTATGCTCTGTTTAGCACAGTCAG TGCCGTGTTCCAGGGCTTCGCTGTTTGCGTGTACCACATGGAGGATATATGGGAGGTCTTCAAGGGGCCCTTTGCCCACCAGGATGGTCCCCAGCACCAGTGGGGACCCTATGGGGGCAAGGTGCCCTTCCCTCGGCCTGGAGTG TGTCCCAGCAAGATGACGGCACAGCCTGGACGACCCTTTGGCAGCACCAAGAACTACCCGGATGAGGTGCTGCAGTTCGCCCGAGCCCACCCACTTATGTTCCGGCCTGTGCGGCCACGATTGGGCCGCCCTGTCCTTGTCAAAACACACCTGGCCCAGCAGTTGCGCCAGATCGTAGTGGACCGAGTGCAGGCAGAGGACGGGACCTACGACGTCATCTTCCTGGGGACTG actcaggctctgtgctcaaggtCATCGCCCTCCAGGGTGGAGACTCCACTACATCTGAGGAGGTGGTCTTGGAGGAGCTCCAGGTGTTTAAG GTGCCAACACCCATCACTGACATGGAGATCTCTGTCAAAAGG CAAATGCTGTACGTGGGCTCGAGGCTAGGCGTGGCCCGGCTGCAGCTGCACCAGTGTGAAACTTACGGCAGTGCCTGTGCCGAGTGCTGCTTGGCCCGAGACCCATACTGTGCTTGGGACGGTGCCTCCTGCACCCGCTATCAGCCTGGCACCGGCAAGCGCCGGTTCCGCAGGCAGGACATCCGGCACGGCAACCCTGCCCTGCAGTGCCTGGGCGAGAGCCAGGAAG AGGAGGCTGCAGGCCCCATGGCAGCCACCACAGTCTATGGCACGGAGCACAACAGCACTTTCCTGGAGTGCCTGCCCAAGTCTTCCCAGGCTGTTGTGCGCTGGTTCTtgcagaggccaggaggccggGGGCCCGACCAG GTAAAGACAGATGAGCGAGTCCTGCAAACAGATCAGGGGCTGCTGTTCCGCAGACTCAGCCTCCTAGATGCAGGCACCTACACCTGCAAGACACTGGAGCATGGTTTCTCCCAGACTGTGGTCCGCCTGGCTCTGGAAGTGATTGCAGCCTCTCAGCTCAACAGCCTGTTTCCCCGGGAGCCAAGGCCAGAGGAGCCCCCAGCCAGGGGAGGCCTGGTGTCTACTCCCTCCAAGGCCTGGTATAAGGACATCCTGCAGCTCATCGGCTTTGCCAACCTGCCCCGTGTGGATGAGTACTGTGAGCGCGTGTGGTGCTCCTCCAGGAGCCGGGGCAAACAGGCCAAGGGCAAGAACTGGGCAGGGCTGGAGCTGGGCAAGAAGGTGAAGAGCCGGGCGCAGGCCGAGCGCAATCGGACACCCCGGGAGGTGGAGGCCACGTAG